One stretch of Meriones unguiculatus strain TT.TT164.6M chromosome 7, Bangor_MerUng_6.1, whole genome shotgun sequence DNA includes these proteins:
- the Gpr65 gene encoding psychosine receptor, with protein MTMNSTCVEEQHDLDHYLFPVVYIFVFIVSVPANLGSLCVSFLQAKKENELGIYLFSLSLSDLLYALTLPLWINYTWNKDNWTFSPALCKGSVFFTYMNFYSSTAFLTCIALDRYLAVVYPLKFSFLRTRRFAFTTSLAIWILESIFNSILLWKDETSVEYCDAEKSNFTLCYDKYPLEIWQINLNLFRTCMGYAIPLITIMICNHKVYRAVQHNQATEDGEKRRIIKLLAGITLTFVLCFTPFHVMVLIRCILERNMNFSDKSGKQTFTVYRITVALTSLNCVADPILYCFVTETGRADMWNILKLCARKPHRSRGQKRDILSVSTRDTVELDIIE; from the coding sequence ATGACGATGAACAGCACGTGTGTTGAAGAACAGCATGACCTGGACCACTATCTGTTCCCAGTGGTCTACATATTTGTGTTTATAGTCAGCGTTCCAGCCAACCTTGGATCCTTATGTGTGTCCTTTCTGCaagcaaagaaggaaaatgaaCTAGGAATTTACCTCTTCAGCTTGTCACTGTCGGATCTGCTGTATGCATTGACTCTACCTCTGTGGATCAATTACACTTGGAATAAAGACAACTGGACTTTCTCCCCCGCCTTGTGCAAAGGAAGTGTTTTCTTCACGTACATGAACTTCTACAGTAGCACAGCATTTCTCACGTGCATCGCCCTGGACCGCTATTTAGCAGTTGTCTACCCTCTAAAGTTTTCTTTCCTGAGAACGAGAAGATTTGCATTCACCACTAGCCTCGCTATCTGGATATTGGAATCCATCTTCAACTCTATCCTCCTGTGGAAAGATGAAACAAGTGTTGAGTACTGTGATGCAGAGAAGTCTAACTTCACTCTCTGCTATGACAAATACCCCTTGGAGATCTGGCAGATCAACCTCAACCTGTTTAGGACATGCATGGGCTATGCAATACCCTTGATCACCATCATGATATGTAACCATAAAGTCTACCGAGCTGTGCAACACAACCAAGCCACGGAGGACGGCGAAAAGAGAAGAATCATAAAGTTGCTTGCTGGCATCACGTTGACGTTCGTCCTATGCTTCACCCCCTTCCACGTGATGGTGCTCATCCGCTGCATCTTAGAGCGGAACATGAACTTCAGCGACAAATCTGGAAAGCAGACCTTTACAGTGTACAGAATCACAGTAGCACTGACGAGTCTGAACTGTGTCGCTGATCCAATTCTGTACTGTTTCGTGACTGAAACGGGGAGGGCTGATATGTGGAACATATTAAAATTGTGTGCTAGGAAACCCCATAGATCACGAGGACAAAAAAGAGACATACTTTCTGTGTCCACGAGAGATACTGTAGAATTAGACATTATAGAATAA